In Aliiroseovarius sp. F47248L, the sequence TGGCTCGACCAACCGGGTCAGCCGTCATCCGAACGCGTATTTTCATTTCGGCAAAGCGGTGCAAACGACGGTCGAAAAGAACGGTGCGGTCGAAGTGGGGTTCGCCGATGGCGCGGCGTATGAGGCGGATTTCGTGATCCTTGGCACCGGCTTCACCATCGACCCGCTGTCGCGGACCGAGTTCGGCAAGGCGGCAACCAATATTCTGCTCTGGCAGGACGTCTACACTCCACCTGCGGATGAACCATCGCGCGATCTGGGGCGATTCCCGTATTTAAACGACGATTTCACCTTCCGTGAGAAGGTGCCGGGGACCGCAGCTTGGTTATCCAATGTCTATTGCTTCAACTACGGTGCGTCGGCCAGCCTGGGCAAGGTGTCGGGCGATATTCCGGGTATCTCGGAAGGCGCGAACTGGATGGCGCGCGAGATTGCAGCGAAGCTGTATGTCGAGGATGTATCCGAGCATTGGCAGGCGATGCTGGATTACGACAAGCCGGAACTGGATGGTAGCGAATGGGAACCCGCCGACCTGATCACAGAAAGTGAAAAGGGGGAGGTTGCCTGATGGCTTTAGATACGAACGCACTGCGACATGCAGGAATCGCGCCTGATGGTGGTTCGGCGGCTGCCGTCGAAGGGCGTGCCGCGATCTTCGAGATGACGCAGGCTGCAGAAGACGCCGTGTTGCGTCCAAAGGACGAAGGCCCGTGGTCGCATGAGTTGCGGGTAGCGCTGGCAGCGCGGATCGCGACGTTGAACGGAGAAGCGGACCTTGCCGCGCAATATGCCGACGGGGCATGTGCGTTTGCCGATCTGGCTGACCCGCAAAATGACGGGGCAGCGCAGGGTTTGGCCGAGGTTGTGGCGTTCATGGACAAGGTCGCAATTGACACGCGCAATGTTGTGGCGGCCGATATTTCGGGCCTGCAAGCGGCCGGGGTGGCGGATGCCGATATTGTGCGGCTGGCCGAATTGAACGCATTTCTGGCGTATCAGATCCGGGTGATTGCCGGGCTGCGGTTGATGAAGGGGGCGTTTGCATGACCAAGGTGATCACGAAATTCACCCGTAACCTCCCGCATTGGCAGCCGCGCGTGACGCCGGTTGACCTGAAAGAGGCCAGCGAAGAACAGTTGGACGCGCTGCAGGTCACGCCGTCGAACACCAAGGTATCGGAATATGTCCTGACCCTGGCACATGACGTGGAAAGCCTGAAGGTGCGTTCGCCGCTGTTCAATGCCATTATGTATGACAAGGGCGGGATGAGCCGGGCTGAACGGGAGCTGGGTGCGCTGGGTGCGTCGATGGTCAATCATTGCATTTATTGCGCCGCCGTTCATGCCGCGCGTCACGCCCAACTTGAGAAATCGACCGACGTGACCGACAAGCTGTTTCGCGATGGTGCCAAGGCAGATCTGAGCGAGCGCGACCGGGCAATCTTTGATTTTGCAGTGGCGCTGTCTGAGGCACCGTCACAAGCGGGGCCAGCGCATATGGACGCGCTGAAATCCGCCGGGTTGGACGAGGCCGAGGTGTTGGACCTGATTCTTTCTGCGGCGCTTTTTGGCTGGGCAAACCGGTTGATGCATGTGCTGGGAGATCCGGTGCGGTTGCCGGAAGCAGCAGTATAAACATATCCATTATAACAGATATGTATCTAATATAATGGTGTAGTAGTATGAGAAAGTTCACAAGCGAATCATTGGGGGTAATGTGAGCAAGACAGTAGGACTGGCGGGCGCAGGCTCAATCGCATTTGGAACGGCGGCGTTGTTACGCAAAGCTGGCCATGATCCTATGCTGTGGTCGCCTTCGGGCAAGGGCACGGCAGAGCTTGCGACGGGTGCGGCACTGAACGCGGTTGGCGCGGTTGAAGTCACGCTGACGCCCCGCGTCGCCGACAGTGCTGCGATGCTGGCGCGCGACAACGACGTCTTGATTATCGCGCTGCCCGGTTACGGTCATAAGGCCGTACTGGATGCGCTGGCCCCGCATATCGAACCGCGCCATCAGGTGATCATCTCCTCCCATGCTTCATTGGGCGCGGTCTATCTGATGCAATTGCTGGCCGCGCGCGGTGTGCGCGTCCCGATCACCGCTTGGGGCACCACGATCTGCACCGGGCGACGGCAGTCGGGTACCGAGGTGAGGGTGAACACCGTGCGCAGCCGTGTCGATCTGTGCACCGTGCCGCAAGACCGGTCCGAAGAGGCGTTGAACCTGTGCCAGACTTTGTTCGGCGACCGGTTCCAGCCGCGTGATGGGCTTTTGGCCATCTCGTTGTCGAACTTGAACCCACAGAACCATATGGGGATCGCCTTGGGCAACATCACCCGGATGGAGCAGGGCGAAACGTGGTCGCAGGGTCAGAACGTCACCCCGAAAGTGGGCCGCCTGCTGGAAGAGCTGGACCGCGAACGGTTAGAGATCGCGAAGGCTCTGGGGCTGGAGGTGAAGACCATCTTCGAGCATTTCCACCTGTCGTTTCATGTGCCCGTCGCCTCGATTTCCGAGATGAACCAACAGATGCACGCGCAAGGCAATGGCGGTGTCGGCCCGGCCACCGCCGACAGCCGTTACGTGACCGAGGATGTGCCTTACGGTCTGGTGCTGACGGCGGCGCTGGGGCGTCTGACCGGCCATCCGGCGAAGCTGCACGAGGCTGGCATTCAGATTTTTTCCGCCATGTATGGCCGGGACTTCGAAGCAGAAAACGAAATTCTGAAGGCGCTGGACCTTGGCCGCTTTGACCTTGATGATCTGAAGCAGGCCGCACAAACCGGGTTGTTGCGCCAACCTGCCAGCGCCTGAACGACGATAAGTAACAACCAAGAAGAAGACCACTGAACCAACAAGGAGACCTACTATGTCAAAACTGCTTTACAGCCGCCGCCGTTTTCTTGGCACTGCCGCCACCACCGGTGCGGCGTTGGCATCGCCCTTCTATCTGCGTCGCGCTGCGGCCCAGTCTGGTGGCGAGGTGAACATCTGGACCTACAACGATTTCGTGCCCGAAGCGTTCAAGGAACAGTTCGAGGCCGAGACCGGCATCAAGGTCAATGTCCGTCTGGTCGATGACCAGGGCAAGCAGTTCAACCTGCTGGCCGCCGAACAGCCGAACCCGACCGTCGACATCATGACTGTCGCCGGTCACCGGTTCCTGCAGTTCATCGACAGCGACCTTCTAGCGCCTCTCGACACAGACCGGCTGACCAACTGGGACAAAATCAACCCAACCTTCTCGGAAAGCGATTGGTCAACGATCAATGGCAACAAATGGGGCGCGCCGATCCTGTCGGGGATGGAAGTTCTGTCCTACAACACGGAACTGGTAAGCGAAGAAGAGGCGTTGACCTGGGACACGCTGTTTTCCGAGAAATACAGCGGCCAGACGGCCTATATCATTCAGGACATGATGTCGATTGTGATGCTGAAAATGGGCTATGACGGTAACATGGTCGAATATATGGATGACCCTGAGAAGGCCGCACAGATCGTCGAAGAGGCCAAGCAATTCCTGATCGAGAAGAAGCCGTTGGTGCGCAAGTATTACGACGGCGGGGCCGAGTTCCAGCAGATGATGGTCAATCAGGACATCGCGTTGGGCCATTCGTGGAACGGTCCGGCAGCCGCGCTGATCAATGATGGTTTCCCGCTGGCAATGACGATTCCGCGCGAAGGGTCGTATGGCTTTGTTTACACATACAACATCGCCAATAACGCACCGAATGCCGATAACGCTTACACCTTCCTTGATGCGATCCTTGCCTCTCCCGAGATCGGCGCAGCAATGACCAAGGCTTCTGGCTTCATCTCGACCTATAAGGACGCGTCGCAACACCTCAGCGACCTTGAGAAGAAATCGACCTCGTTCCCGGAAGAGCAACTGGCGAACCTGCAATTCTTCCGCGCCGAGGCTAACGATCTGAAATACAGCCTTGTCGACCCAGCGGTCGAGGCAATCAAAGCCGCCTGATAATACGTTAGGAAACCTGTTCCTGTCCCGCCTGTTGCGGGGCGGGGGCCCTGACCTTCCGAAAGACCATCGAATGACCTATGACGCATCCTCGCAGCGGGGCAAGCGCACTGAAACGCATGACACTTCTGGCCGGACCTTCTGGGGCCGTCTGGTGGAGTGGGGTCCGTATCATACACTGATGCGGCTGGCGACAGCCTCGCCCCGCCGTCAGTTCCTGATCCTAGCCGCTTTTCCGATCCTCTGGGTTCTGACCCAGCACCTTGGCCCGATGTTGCAGATGTTGCGGGTGTCGCTGACCGATGCCTATCCGGTTGCACCGGGGGTCGAGCAACATTTTACGCTGGACAATTACGCGCGCTTCTTTGGCGACAGCATCTTCTGGATGCCGTTTTTCCGCACGCTGGCCTTTGCCGGGGTGTTTACCTTCTGCACCCTGATCATCACTTATCCGGTGGCCTATTTTCTAGCCCGCCATGTCAGCCGCAAGAACCAGATGCTGTTCCTGCTGCTTCTGCTAATCCCGTTCTGGGTGGGTGAGATCGTGCGCACCTATGCGATCATGATCTTGTTGGGCAACACGGGTGCTGTGAACCTTGTGTTGAAATGGCTGGGTCTGATCGACCGGCCCATTCCCTTCATGTACACCAGCTTCTCCATGGGCGTAGGCATCGTCTATCTGACTGCTCTATACATGCTGCTGCCGTTGTATTCTGCGCTGGAAAAACTGCCGCAAAGTATGAACGAAGCGGCGGCCGATCTGGGGGCAGGTGCTTGGACGCGGTT encodes:
- a CDS encoding peroxidase-related enzyme (This protein belongs to a clade of uncharacterized proteins related to peroxidases such as the alkylhydroperoxidase AhpD.), yielding MTKVITKFTRNLPHWQPRVTPVDLKEASEEQLDALQVTPSNTKVSEYVLTLAHDVESLKVRSPLFNAIMYDKGGMSRAERELGALGASMVNHCIYCAAVHAARHAQLEKSTDVTDKLFRDGAKADLSERDRAIFDFAVALSEAPSQAGPAHMDALKSAGLDEAEVLDLILSAALFGWANRLMHVLGDPVRLPEAAV
- a CDS encoding NAD/NADP octopine/nopaline dehydrogenase family protein: MSKTVGLAGAGSIAFGTAALLRKAGHDPMLWSPSGKGTAELATGAALNAVGAVEVTLTPRVADSAAMLARDNDVLIIALPGYGHKAVLDALAPHIEPRHQVIISSHASLGAVYLMQLLAARGVRVPITAWGTTICTGRRQSGTEVRVNTVRSRVDLCTVPQDRSEEALNLCQTLFGDRFQPRDGLLAISLSNLNPQNHMGIALGNITRMEQGETWSQGQNVTPKVGRLLEELDRERLEIAKALGLEVKTIFEHFHLSFHVPVASISEMNQQMHAQGNGGVGPATADSRYVTEDVPYGLVLTAALGRLTGHPAKLHEAGIQIFSAMYGRDFEAENEILKALDLGRFDLDDLKQAAQTGLLRQPASA
- a CDS encoding extracellular solute-binding protein, which translates into the protein MSKLLYSRRRFLGTAATTGAALASPFYLRRAAAQSGGEVNIWTYNDFVPEAFKEQFEAETGIKVNVRLVDDQGKQFNLLAAEQPNPTVDIMTVAGHRFLQFIDSDLLAPLDTDRLTNWDKINPTFSESDWSTINGNKWGAPILSGMEVLSYNTELVSEEEALTWDTLFSEKYSGQTAYIIQDMMSIVMLKMGYDGNMVEYMDDPEKAAQIVEEAKQFLIEKKPLVRKYYDGGAEFQQMMVNQDIALGHSWNGPAAALINDGFPLAMTIPREGSYGFVYTYNIANNAPNADNAYTFLDAILASPEIGAAMTKASGFISTYKDASQHLSDLEKKSTSFPEEQLANLQFFRAEANDLKYSLVDPAVEAIKAA
- a CDS encoding ABC transporter permease; this translates as MTYDASSQRGKRTETHDTSGRTFWGRLVEWGPYHTLMRLATASPRRQFLILAAFPILWVLTQHLGPMLQMLRVSLTDAYPVAPGVEQHFTLDNYARFFGDSIFWMPFFRTLAFAGVFTFCTLIITYPVAYFLARHVSRKNQMLFLLLLLIPFWVGEIVRTYAIMILLGNTGAVNLVLKWLGLIDRPIPFMYTSFSMGVGIVYLTALYMLLPLYSALEKLPQSMNEAAADLGAGAWTRFRRVSLPLTIEGISSGCTLVFLISTGFYATPVLLGGPSTTVFAETIAGFFHVAGDEWPTGAAFATIMFMAALIITATFQKVMNSLRKGEQK